A region of the Lycium barbarum isolate Lr01 chromosome 1, ASM1917538v2, whole genome shotgun sequence genome:
CATTGACTTGGGAGATGGGAAAATTACTTTGATAGATTTAATGTAGAAGCTATTGGAATGCTGAGAAATATCTCTAACACTACAATTAATtagctactccctccgtcccattttaacTATCATTTCACGCCCGAAAATACTAAATTAAAGGGATAGTTTATTAAATTGCCCTTATTCAATAAAAGTAGATTGATTGTTTCCTTTTAAATACCATTCATTATTCTTTAATATTAAGGGTATACATACAATATAGTTGGAAACAACAATAAACTTTAGTCTTGAATTCTTAAAGTGACAATTATTTTGGGATAATTTTATTGAGCTAAAGCGACAATTAGAATGAGGCGGAGGGAGAAATTATTTAGCAGAAACAAAGATAATATATAATGACTAGTTTTGCATGAAGTTTGTTATATGTTAATGTGACAGTTTAGTTCTAAAAATGTCAAAGTATGCCAACCACCTAGAAGCAATGAGCTTGCATTTGACAACGCATAGATTTTGGTTTGTGGGAGTAGGGGAGGAGGTGTGCTTGTTTAACTTTAACGTATATGAATCAATAACTAATTTCTGATCTTATCAATTTCAAGTGGAGCTGTGGATATGGTCCCTCGTGAATAGCCAATTTGAGCACACACGTATAATATATTGTATTGCATAGACTTGATTCATGGAAAAGTATTGCACGATTATTGAAACAAGTAAAAGACGGTGGAGGCTTGATTTGCAAGTTGAGAATCACTAAGTCCAAAAAAGCTTGCATTGCATATAAAATATAGATATCATCCATATGCAAAATTAACATTGAACTCTTCAAACTTGAAAATCACAATAAGTTACAGCATCATAACCCACTGGACTCTGCCAAAATGTATACTCTATTATCTAACCACGAGATCCAATGCTCGAAAGAAAGAGACAGCGACTTACTGGGTCCTCAGTTACTCCTTTAAGCAGCATACGTACATTCTTCGTAACCTGCATTCATGTGCAAAAATTTTCACACAAGTTATACCTATTACTTCTCAATAGTTAACAGGCAATATAGATAATTCAACTGAATAGTCGTAACCATGAGGCTAACAATTTTGGCTAGACGAACTTACTAGGATCATAGTTGGTGACAACACCGGTATTAATGAAGTTACAATCAAACATTTTACGACCATTTGCTTGATAATAAGCATTCATGGCGTAAGCTGCATGAGCTCTGATAGTATTGGGTTCGTAGCAGGGGCCACCATCTTGTATAGGTTGACAATCTATTCCAGAGCTGCACACAAAGTCTATGTTCGACTGCAAAGCAGCATCACTAGCATCAGCCTTTGGCACACACCATTTCTTCCCTATTTCTGGTGCCATAGCAGGCGGAGAAGCCTGAATTCAGAATTTTAAGTCAATGAATACAAAGTAACGCAACATCCACCATACATTTAAATGCATGAAATATATATACTCCCTTTACTACAATTTGTTTGGCTTGATACAGACTACGAGAGTCAAACTAACTAATGTTTTGTATGAATTCATACATAgaatcttcaatttttttttaaaaaaacttactACCTCAGTCTCATTTTAggtgtcttacttttttttttggtctgtcccaaaaacagtctttttctatatttagtaagttgacaattcaaacatcctatatgacaagtttataatcacaagattcaaatgatATTTTAGTTATACACAtatttaatttaggaccacaagattcaaaagtctctctttatttcttaaactccaagCATAGAAAATTCTACAAGTCACACtaattaacaattcaaaatatttagaaagTATTTGGAAAAATTATCATCAAAGAAAACATTATTTGACTGTCCAAATATTAATTAAGACAAATAAATAGAAACAGGAGGAGCATATTTTATGATTACACTTAATGTTACTAGTATAAGGTAAAATAAAGCTTAATACTCATAATTTATATGTAGCCTTTGAATAGGGATCCGCCCATGGGTAGAACACAAATCAATGCTAGTGAGTTTATGCCATTCAAGAATAGGAAAAATCAAACTACGAAAAAAAGCGTGGGAGATTTCTCGGATCAATAATCATTATTGTTAAGACAATTATACCCTTAACACTAGCAACAAAAAATATATTAAGGCACATATATACTAATAGGATATTTTCGCCATTTCGTACAATTAAAAGAATTACCTGTGCATTACGCAGAATGCCCACATCGTAAACGGGTGTGAAGTCGGGTCTAAACAACCCGAAGTTACGCTCGTCCTCATTAAACAATGAGAAAACATAAGTCTCGAAGGTCCTGTTTGGCATCAATGGAGTTCCCACACCAGAGTTCACATGCTTCACAAGATTCACACTATACGAAACAGCATTCTCCAAACTAACACCGGGTTGATTCGGGTCAGCCGAAGAAGGCCAACCCGTTTCCGCTACAACAATATCCACGTCATCATAACCCAAAAACTTCATAGCTGAATACACAGCATCAAGTTGTGCATCAAACATGTTTGTATAATTCATTCCAGTAACTTTGTCATAAACCCCATTATTAGGTTTAAATAGAGCATAATCTAGAGTTTTATCATTAAACCCGAAAAACGGGTATGAACAAATCATGAAAGGTGATTTAGTTTCACGGTGGAATTCCAGCATCGGGGCAAATATTACCCGGTCGTAAACCCGTCTAAAACGACCCGAACTGGGTGGTTCGGAGCGGGTTAAGATTCCCGATGAATGCAGTGTTGACACCTGCACAGAGATACAATATTAACTCATAAAATCATAATAACACCAAACAATGGTCCAAATgtgatattttaataaaaattaatttttaaaattttatttatattatatccTCTCACCTATCCTACCCCCACCTCCACCCTCACCCTCaccctctttcttcttctttcttatttttctctttcttcttctttcttctcaaCTACCGCAGCAGCCGTCGCCGCCGCATTTTCACATGGCggcgaaatgaaaaaaaaaaatcaaaatgcaTTGCTGTGAAATCAAAATGCTACtaaaaaaatcaaatgaaaaaaaaaaaaatatcaaccaCCGCCGCTGTCGTCGCACCGCCGCTGCCTCCACCACCGCCGCTGCAGCCGCAGCAACAAGGCAGCAGCTACTAAAAaaatcaaaatgaaaaaaaaaagtggcaaTGAAATCAAAATGCTACtaaaaaaatcaaatgaaaaaaaaatcaaaatgaaaaaaaaggtggcagtgaaataaaaaaaaattaaatgaaaaaaaaagtgacgGTGACATGAtagagagtgtgcaacactctccattGTGCAAttggatttcaatttttttttttgccacgtcaaccaaaaaatgctactaaaatattaaaaaattaagactggggtaATATATCGCctgcaaaggttgggtgcgtcataattaatccggctaTACGTTGAGGgattttaatgtattttccctaaagcaattaaaacatagtaagaattggGTGAGTTGAATTTTTTAAATCCATTTCAGCCCAAATAACTTTTGGGCGGGTCAATAACCCGCTCAAATTGATGTCAAACAGCCCATTTGCCACACCTACCTGAATATCACTGATTCCGGCTATTAACAGAGCTTTGTGAATCGCTCTCATAGCAGGGACTAAATGAGCGATGAGATTTTTATCACCAGTAGCCATAACTTCATTTCCAATGCAAATGCGATGTATTCTGGTGTGTGGATAATACGGAACAACGTTTTCTTCGACCCATAATTGTGCACCCTCGGGTTTAGAAACTAATAAAATGTCGCCATTAGGTACCGTAATGGTAACCCAAACGCGGCTATCAGCAAAAGCGCGGATAATGTCTGGGTTTGCGTCAAAGATCTTGATTTTGTTAATGGTAGTTTGCTCTTTAATGAAAGTGGCCACTTCGGTGGGTGGTGGGAGGTTGTTGGCTACGGTTCCGTAATTTATTCCGATGTGATAGTCACCCAAGGTGGCGTAACAGAAAAGGAGGAACATAAAGTAAAAGAGAATGGCCATGGAAACCTTGAATAGAAAGAAAAATTCAAGACGAGGGAGAGGGAATTGAGAGGATTTTGTGAATTGGTTTGAGGTGTTATTGGTAAGAAGAGTTGTGTGCTCAGTATAACCAGGCTGGTTCttcaaatctatatatatatataattaaaaaaaggaCAGTTTCCAAAAATTATGACAATAGTTGTTTGTTGACTCAAAAGTTAAAAAAAGGATAGTTTCCAAAAATTATGACAATAGTTGTTGACTCAAAAGTTAGAAGAGATATTTAATAAGCATCGGTTTATCTAAATCTTCGAGTGTTTTATTTTGACCAACTTAAATGACATCAAAAGTCCATACATTTTTTAAAGAGCTCAAAGTAGTGTCGTATAATTCTCGAACACTGCATTGCAATTGATGACTAAACTTTCACTAATTAACTACTCTACGGTCACATTTTAATCGTGTGCTTTAGCTCATTTCAGGCATATTAAGAAAATCATAAAAACAAATGATAGTTTATTAAGTTATCCTTCTTTAATAAAAGTTGATTGATTATCTCTTAAATACCATGCATTCTTTTTTAATCCTCAGTCCGTCCTATTTTTACTGTCGTTTTAGCTTAAATTATTTCCATCTATACCCTTAACATTAAGGAAGTAGTTATCTTTAATATTGCTCAATTCTCAAAAAACATTTAATAAATAAAGGCAACTTAGTAAAATAAATCTTGTATTTATTGTGAAATAAATCTTAGTAAAATAAAGGTTAGAAA
Encoded here:
- the LOC132605670 gene encoding glucan endo-1,3-beta-glucosidase-like — encoded protein: MAILFYFMFLLFCYATLGDYHIGINYGTVANNLPPPTEVATFIKEQTTINKIKIFDANPDIIRAFADSRVWVTITVPNGDILLVSKPEGAQLWVEENVVPYYPHTRIHRICIGNEVMATGDKNLIAHLVPAMRAIHKALLIAGISDIQVSTLHSSGILTRSEPPSSGRFRRVYDRVIFAPMLEFHRETKSPFMICSYPFFGFNDKTLDYALFKPNNGVYDKVTGMNYTNMFDAQLDAVYSAMKFLGYDDVDIVVAETGWPSSADPNQPGVSLENAVSYSVNLVKHVNSGVGTPLMPNRTFETYVFSLFNEDERNFGLFRPDFTPVYDVGILRNAQASPPAMAPEIGKKWCVPKADASDAALQSNIDFVCSSGIDCQPIQDGGPCYEPNTIRAHAAYAMNAYYQANGRKMFDCNFINTGVVTNYDPSYEECTYAA